A section of the Armatimonadota bacterium genome encodes:
- a CDS encoding FAD-binding oxidoreductase yields MKVEAPMGMGLGVTPDRVEHVAGFGMLGGADAFVFRPTRAEEIAALFNLARDTGRKVCLRGAGRSYGDANYLPESILIDLCRMNRILGWDPETGIFEGEGGVTIEEVWRHTLEDGWWLPVVSGTMFPTLGGALAMNIHGKNNFREGTLGEHVLELDLLSPDGKLRTLTPTDPLFFAAISGAGLLGAIVRVKLQLKKVECGELQVLPVSCANWEEQFAAFEQYESEADYLVSWIDAFGHGKSAGRGLIHAAWYTKAESARMTLRPSHQDLPDTVMGIFPKSAVWRKLRWFNRRFGMRLINAAKSFAGRKVGDGKPYSDTLVGFSFLLDYVPNWRWAYLPDGFIQYQSFVPKEHARYVFGRQLQMQREARLESFLVVMKRHRPDPFLLSHGVDGYSLAMDFKVTQANRERLWDLCHRMNDLVLESKGRFYLAKDSTLRPSDVERYLGAEALASLRSFKSELDPDGVLSSALAERLGLGGKAR; encoded by the coding sequence GTGAAGGTCGAGGCTCCGATGGGGATGGGTCTGGGCGTCACGCCCGACCGAGTCGAACATGTCGCAGGGTTTGGGATGCTCGGCGGCGCCGACGCGTTTGTGTTCCGGCCAACCCGGGCCGAGGAGATCGCCGCCCTTTTCAACCTGGCGAGGGACACCGGCCGGAAAGTCTGCCTTCGGGGCGCTGGCCGAAGCTACGGCGATGCCAACTACCTTCCCGAATCCATCTTGATCGACCTCTGTCGGATGAACCGCATCCTTGGATGGGACCCCGAGACCGGGATCTTTGAAGGAGAAGGCGGCGTGACGATCGAGGAGGTCTGGCGCCACACGCTCGAAGACGGCTGGTGGCTCCCGGTGGTCAGCGGCACCATGTTCCCGACCCTCGGCGGCGCGCTTGCCATGAACATTCACGGCAAGAACAACTTCAGGGAAGGCACACTCGGCGAGCACGTGTTGGAGTTAGATCTGCTTTCGCCCGATGGCAAGCTGCGCACGCTGACGCCCACAGACCCGCTGTTCTTCGCGGCCATCTCGGGCGCAGGGCTGCTGGGCGCGATCGTGCGGGTGAAGCTCCAGCTGAAGAAGGTCGAATGCGGCGAGCTGCAAGTGTTGCCCGTGAGCTGCGCCAACTGGGAGGAGCAGTTCGCGGCGTTCGAGCAATACGAGTCCGAAGCCGACTACTTGGTGAGCTGGATCGACGCCTTCGGGCACGGCAAGTCGGCGGGCCGGGGGCTCATCCACGCGGCCTGGTACACGAAGGCCGAGAGTGCGCGCATGACCCTGCGCCCAAGCCATCAGGACCTGCCCGACACGGTCATGGGCATCTTCCCCAAGTCGGCGGTCTGGCGCAAGCTGCGCTGGTTCAACCGGCGCTTTGGGATGCGGCTGATCAACGCCGCCAAGAGCTTTGCCGGACGAAAGGTGGGCGACGGCAAGCCCTATAGCGATACTCTGGTGGGCTTCTCGTTTCTGTTGGATTACGTGCCGAACTGGCGTTGGGCCTACCTGCCGGATGGGTTCATCCAGTACCAGAGCTTCGTCCCGAAGGAGCACGCACGCTACGTGTTCGGGCGGCAGCTTCAGATGCAGAGGGAGGCGAGGCTTGAGAGTTTCCTGGTGGTCATGAAGCGTCACCGGCCGGATCCGTTTTTGCTTTCGCACGGGGTAGACGGCTACTCGCTGGCGATGGACTTCAAGGTCACGCAGGCGAACCGGGAGCGGCTCTGGGACCTCTGCCACCGGATGAACGACCTGGTGCTGGAGTCGAAAGGGCGGTTCTATCTGGCAAAGGACTCGACGCTGCGTCCCTCGGATGTGGAGAGGTATCTGGGAGCCGAGGCTCTGGCCTCACTGCGATCTTTCAAGTCGGAACTTGACCCAGATGGGGTTCTGTCGAGTGCATTGGCGGAGAGGCTTGGGCTTGGTGGCAAGGCTCGATAG
- a CDS encoding tetratricopeptide repeat protein: protein MEPALPRLLDLWDFNDPAASEARFVEAEAQARTKGEEAYAWEAKTQVARALGLQRRFEEAHAALEEVRPHVDLSPKVKVRYLLERGRVLNSSGDPAAASPLFQEAFLVAQAAGEEFLGVDAAHMMGIVTSGEESVNWNLKALELARAAQDPAARNWRGSLLNNLGWTYHGQNRYDEALALFEEALAFRIEQGKPDPVRIAKWCVARCKRSLGRIEEALEEQRALSQEIAGQQDGYGQEEIAECLLALCRAEEAKPYFARAYELLSADPWLVANEQERLARMEGLSK, encoded by the coding sequence ATGGAACCTGCCCTTCCCCGACTCCTTGACCTCTGGGACTTCAACGATCCCGCAGCCAGCGAAGCCCGGTTCGTGGAGGCTGAAGCCCAGGCGCGGACAAAAGGCGAGGAAGCCTATGCCTGGGAAGCCAAGACCCAGGTGGCGCGGGCCCTGGGCCTCCAGCGGCGGTTCGAAGAGGCTCATGCCGCACTGGAAGAAGTACGGCCGCACGTGGACTTGAGCCCGAAGGTTAAAGTCCGGTACCTGCTGGAGCGGGGGCGGGTGCTCAACTCTTCGGGAGACCCGGCGGCCGCATCCCCGCTCTTTCAGGAGGCGTTCCTCGTGGCGCAGGCCGCGGGCGAGGAGTTCCTCGGCGTGGATGCCGCACACATGATGGGGATCGTGACCTCGGGCGAGGAAAGCGTCAATTGGAACCTGAAAGCGTTGGAATTGGCGCGAGCGGCGCAGGATCCCGCCGCGCGGAACTGGCGGGGTTCGCTCCTGAACAACCTGGGCTGGACCTATCATGGGCAAAACCGCTACGACGAAGCGCTTGCGCTGTTTGAAGAGGCGCTGGCCTTCCGCATCGAGCAAGGCAAACCCGACCCGGTGCGCATCGCCAAGTGGTGCGTCGCGCGGTGCAAGCGCTCGCTTGGACGAATCGAGGAGGCCCTTGAAGAGCAGCGCGCCCTGAGTCAGGAAATCGCCGGCCAGCAGGATGGCTACGGCCAGGAGGAGATTGCCGAGTGCCTGTTGGCGCTATGCAGGGCGGAGGAGGCGAAACCGTACTTCGCGCGGGCCTATGAGCTGCTCTCGGCGGACCCGTGGCTCGTCGCCAACGAGCAAGAGCGGTTGGCGAGGATGGAGGGGCTCTCGAAGTAG
- a CDS encoding prepilin-type N-terminal cleavage/methylation domain-containing protein — MKKNAGQTLVATMIALVIICILAGVYFVGTGSSTKSARPDGKGQTLVGQAIYKARDEVCRSNINQLRQSLQIAWTAGEAYPSTIQETRLGEDFYKCPLGKEPYDYNPQTGEVHCKHPGHEKF; from the coding sequence ATGAAGAAAAACGCAGGACAGACGCTTGTAGCGACGATGATCGCGCTGGTGATCATCTGCATTCTCGCCGGCGTGTACTTCGTCGGCACGGGCAGCTCCACCAAGAGCGCCCGCCCAGACGGCAAAGGGCAGACTTTGGTCGGGCAAGCCATCTATAAAGCGCGGGACGAGGTCTGCCGGAGCAACATCAATCAGCTCCGCCAGTCGCTACAGATCGCTTGGACCGCCGGCGAGGCGTATCCGTCGACGATCCAGGAGACCCGCCTCGGCGAAGACTTCTACAAGTGCCCGCTCGGCAAGGAGCCTTACGACTACAATCCCCAGACCGGCGAGGTGCACTGTAAGCACCCCGGACACGAGAAGTTCTGA
- a CDS encoding O-methyltransferase, which translates to MDLYCPELKPYLDAMTPGRPAEMQRMEAYAQEHGFPIIGPAAGHFCYQVARMVGAKRVFELGSGYGYSTAWFCKAVEENGGGTVDHVVWDKDLSAMAREHLANLGYSEMVRYTVGEAVAALKKAEGPFDVIFNDIDKAGYPASLPVIAEKLRPGGVLLMDNMLWSGRIFDPSDKSEATEGIRTATRLLVHDPAWDVSIVPIRDGLIVAMKL; encoded by the coding sequence ATGGACCTCTATTGCCCGGAACTCAAGCCCTATCTTGACGCCATGACTCCCGGCCGCCCCGCCGAGATGCAGCGCATGGAGGCCTATGCCCAGGAGCACGGCTTTCCGATCATCGGCCCAGCCGCAGGCCACTTCTGCTACCAGGTTGCGCGTATGGTGGGCGCCAAGAGGGTCTTTGAGCTGGGTTCGGGCTATGGCTACTCCACGGCCTGGTTCTGCAAGGCGGTCGAGGAGAACGGCGGCGGAACGGTCGACCACGTGGTCTGGGACAAGGACCTCTCGGCGATGGCCCGCGAGCATCTGGCGAACCTGGGCTACAGCGAGATGGTGCGCTACACCGTGGGCGAGGCCGTCGCAGCGCTCAAGAAGGCGGAGGGTCCGTTCGACGTCATCTTCAACGACATCGACAAGGCCGGATACCCGGCTTCCCTGCCCGTGATCGCCGAGAAACTGAGGCCAGGCGGCGTACTGCTCATGGACAACATGCTGTGGTCCGGGCGCATCTTCGACCCTTCGGATAAGTCCGAGGCGACGGAGGGCATTCGCACCGCGACCCGGCTCCTGGTCCACGATCCGGCGTGGGACGTGTCGATCGTTCCAATCCGGGACGGGCTGATCGTGGCGATGAAGCTCTAG
- a CDS encoding HDOD domain-containing protein → MNTTAPTIERLVADISDLPTMPAAALAVIRETDSAVANARSISKYLVQDQSLATRVLRLSNSAYYGLTRQVSDINEAVIILGNRTVRNLAVIASSFPWLSRSFPGYGIGPAEMWKHAFGTGVAAKVVAKLNGEVDPEAAFTAGLIHNLGLVALSARLEGRSGVLVTHAKQSKATFSEIERATFGFDHCEVGSYLAEQWNLPAGLTACIRFHHAPNEATAHQNLVDCVHVGEQLVFAMDLGIPELGMLHPSSPDSLRRLGIQPDAYEQLVEECASAFADAEHAYGISAGQQRAA, encoded by the coding sequence ATGAACACGACTGCACCGACCATCGAACGGCTTGTTGCCGACATTTCGGACTTGCCCACCATGCCGGCAGCCGCCCTGGCGGTCATTCGGGAAACGGACTCCGCCGTGGCCAACGCGAGGTCCATTTCGAAGTATTTGGTGCAGGACCAGTCCCTGGCGACGCGTGTCCTGCGGCTCTCTAACAGCGCCTACTATGGCCTCACGCGACAGGTCAGTGATATCAACGAGGCCGTGATCATCCTCGGGAACCGAACGGTCAGGAACCTGGCAGTGATCGCTTCCTCGTTCCCTTGGCTTTCCAGGTCGTTCCCCGGCTACGGCATTGGTCCCGCCGAAATGTGGAAGCACGCCTTTGGCACCGGTGTTGCCGCAAAGGTTGTCGCAAAGCTGAACGGCGAAGTGGACCCCGAGGCAGCGTTCACGGCCGGCCTCATCCACAATCTGGGCCTCGTCGCGCTGAGCGCACGGCTCGAGGGCAGAAGCGGCGTCTTGGTCACCCACGCCAAGCAATCCAAAGCCACCTTTAGTGAGATCGAGAGGGCCACATTCGGTTTTGACCACTGCGAAGTCGGTAGCTATCTTGCCGAACAATGGAACCTTCCCGCGGGCTTGACGGCTTGCATCCGCTTTCATCACGCTCCGAACGAGGCGACGGCCCACCAAAACTTGGTGGATTGTGTTCACGTTGGCGAGCAGTTGGTCTTCGCGATGGATCTTGGGATCCCAGAGCTTGGGATGCTGCATCCCTCGAGCCCAGACAGCCTTCGACGGTTGGGCATTCAGCCGGATGCCTACGAGCAGTTGGTCGAGGAGTGCGCCTCGGCCTTTGCCGATGCCGAGCATGCGTATGGCATCAGCGCAGGCCAGCAGCGCGCCGCTTAG
- a CDS encoding exopolysaccharide biosynthesis polyprenyl glycosylphosphotransferase has translation MSLPNVPIKVIHYRKRKRGLDVLGSLLLLVLFSPLMAIIALLVKLSSPGPVLYASTRVGRGGKPFAFLKFRSMYTDADRRLAELKTSNEKDGPIFKMKNDPRITPVGRFLRKYSLDELPQLFNVFKGDMSLVGPRPPIPHEVIQYDEYCQERLSVRPGLTCYWQIQGRSNLSFDEWMELDHKYLREMGLWTDLMILIKTPLAVLKGDGAY, from the coding sequence TTGAGCCTGCCGAACGTTCCCATCAAGGTCATTCATTACCGCAAGCGAAAGCGTGGCCTGGACGTATTGGGCTCGCTTCTACTGCTTGTCCTATTTTCGCCACTCATGGCGATCATCGCCCTTTTGGTCAAGCTCTCCAGCCCAGGACCTGTCCTTTACGCCTCGACCCGCGTCGGCCGCGGCGGCAAACCGTTTGCCTTCCTCAAGTTCCGATCCATGTACACGGACGCCGATCGCAGGCTCGCCGAGCTCAAAACGAGCAACGAGAAAGACGGCCCCATCTTCAAGATGAAGAACGACCCGCGCATCACGCCGGTCGGCCGCTTCCTGCGCAAGTACAGCCTCGACGAGCTTCCCCAGCTTTTCAACGTTTTCAAGGGCGACATGAGCCTCGTCGGCCCCCGCCCGCCGATTCCTCACGAGGTCATTCAGTACGACGAGTATTGCCAGGAGCGCCTGAGCGTTCGCCCGGGGCTCACCTGCTATTGGCAAATCCAGGGCCGCAGCAATCTGAGCTTCGACGAGTGGATGGAGCTGGACCACAAGTACCTTCGCGAGATGGGGCTTTGGACGGACCTGATGATTCTCATCAAGACGCCACTCGCAGTCCTCAAAGGCGACGGCGCGTACTAG
- a CDS encoding decaprenyl-phosphate phosphoribosyltransferase produces MRLGPVIRLLRVRQWTKNLLVFAAFLFAGKFRDPEAVRLAIIAFGAMCLVSSGTYAVNDILDVNRDREHPERKNRPLASGALTTGSAWIIAAICLVGGLAMGGFLLNTSSLSILCAYLLLQSLYNAAFKAVPVADVFLISTGFVFRAVLGAAAIWVPISGWLLFCTGSLALMLGFAKRRHEFLLQGDSKLASRESLGGYSKGALDALVIATATASTLCYGIYAIESETARKFPALILSTLFVAYGIARYLLLVFTKEEGGEPADILLRDPHVLASVVLFVASAVFALSGVQVPLLDR; encoded by the coding sequence ATGCGACTCGGGCCGGTGATCAGGCTGCTGCGCGTCAGGCAGTGGACCAAGAACCTGCTCGTGTTCGCCGCCTTCCTCTTTGCCGGCAAGTTCCGCGACCCTGAGGCCGTGCGCCTGGCGATCATCGCCTTTGGCGCGATGTGCCTGGTGAGCTCGGGGACGTACGCCGTCAACGACATCCTGGACGTCAACCGCGACCGCGAACACCCGGAGCGCAAGAACCGCCCTTTGGCCTCAGGCGCCCTTACGACCGGATCCGCCTGGATCATCGCCGCGATCTGTCTGGTGGGCGGCCTCGCGATGGGAGGCTTCTTGCTGAACACCTCGAGCCTCTCCATCCTCTGCGCTTACCTCCTGCTTCAGTCGCTCTACAACGCCGCGTTCAAGGCCGTGCCGGTCGCGGACGTGTTCCTGATCAGCACCGGGTTCGTGTTTCGCGCCGTGCTCGGCGCGGCGGCGATCTGGGTGCCGATTTCGGGCTGGCTGCTCTTCTGTACCGGTTCCCTGGCGCTCATGCTGGGCTTTGCCAAGCGACGGCACGAGTTCTTGCTGCAGGGCGACTCCAAGCTCGCGAGTCGTGAGAGTCTGGGAGGCTATTCGAAGGGAGCACTCGATGCGCTGGTCATCGCCACGGCGACCGCCAGCACCCTTTGCTATGGCATTTACGCCATCGAGAGCGAGACCGCCCGTAAGTTCCCTGCCCTGATCCTGAGCACGCTCTTTGTGGCCTATGGAATCGCCCGCTACCTTTTGCTCGTTTTCACGAAGGAGGAGGGCGGCGAGCCGGCGGACATCCTGCTGAGGGACCCGCACGTCCTTGCGAGCGTTGTGCTCTTTGTGGCGTCGGCGGTCTTTGCGCTCAGCGGCGTGCAGGTGCCGCTGCTGGACCGGTAA
- a CDS encoding heavy metal-binding domain-containing protein — protein MADIHQWVTTSNAFDGYRVVRGFGVVRGITVRSRSVIGSFGAGIQTLFGGNITLYTELAETARAEAYELMIQHAAAIGANAIIAMRYDANEITSGVTEVIAYGTACYIEPIPQP, from the coding sequence ATGGCAGACATCCACCAATGGGTCACCACATCCAATGCGTTCGACGGCTATCGGGTTGTGCGGGGCTTTGGGGTCGTCCGAGGCATCACGGTCCGAAGCCGATCGGTCATCGGCAGCTTCGGCGCGGGAATCCAGACGCTCTTTGGAGGCAACATCACGCTCTACACGGAGCTCGCCGAAACGGCCCGCGCCGAGGCCTATGAGCTGATGATCCAGCATGCGGCCGCCATTGGCGCCAACGCGATCATCGCGATGCGGTACGACGCGAATGAGATTACGTCGGGCGTCACCGAGGTTATCGCCTACGGTACTGCCTGCTACATCGAGCCGATCCCTCAGCCCTGA
- a CDS encoding SDR family NAD(P)-dependent oxidoreductase: MNWNTAIVVGASSGIGEALTRLLAERGCKVAAIARREDRLEKLRAELPDRVITFVHDVHDTDAVPDLFQEATKQLGGLDLIIYAAGVMPDVGAHEYAFAKDREIVDVNLLGCIAWMNQAAIRFEGAKRGTMVALGSVAGDRGRSGQPVYNTSKAAVATYMEALRNRLARQGVTVVTVKPGPTASEMTDHLPASSLMPTRKAAEIILRKASRTGEHYLSFKHWLIFAIIKRIPSFIFRRLKL, translated from the coding sequence ATGAACTGGAACACGGCGATCGTGGTGGGAGCGTCCTCAGGGATCGGGGAGGCGCTGACGCGCCTGCTGGCCGAACGCGGCTGCAAGGTCGCCGCCATTGCACGTAGGGAAGACCGCCTCGAGAAACTTCGCGCCGAACTCCCTGACCGCGTCATCACTTTTGTCCACGACGTCCACGACACCGACGCCGTGCCGGATCTCTTTCAGGAGGCCACCAAACAGCTTGGCGGGCTGGATCTCATCATCTACGCCGCTGGGGTCATGCCTGATGTCGGCGCGCACGAATACGCCTTCGCCAAGGACCGCGAGATCGTCGACGTGAACCTGCTCGGCTGCATCGCCTGGATGAATCAGGCCGCCATCCGCTTCGAAGGCGCCAAACGCGGCACGATGGTCGCGCTCGGAAGCGTCGCCGGCGACCGGGGGCGCAGCGGCCAGCCGGTCTATAACACCAGTAAAGCCGCTGTCGCCACCTATATGGAGGCCCTCAGAAACCGATTGGCAAGGCAAGGGGTGACGGTGGTGACCGTCAAGCCCGGACCCACAGCCTCCGAGATGACCGACCATCTGCCTGCCTCTTCTCTCATGCCCACGCGCAAAGCGGCAGAGATCATTCTGAGGAAAGCCTCTCGGACAGGGGAGCACTACTTGAGCTTCAAGCATTGGCTGATCTTCGCGATCATCAAGCGCATTCCGAGCTTCATCTTCCGGAGGTTGAAACTGTGA
- a CDS encoding NAD(P)-dependent oxidoreductase, which translates to MHVLVTGGSGFIGAALVKRFLRDGHKVRVFDNNSRGRARRLEDVMSDIEFIVGDIRDPDSVDKATAGVDAVAHLAFVNGTEFFYKKPKLVLEVGVKGAIHTLDSAIKHGVPNYWLMSSSEVYQTPPSVPTDESAPFFIPDPLNPRYSYGGGKLISELLAINYGRECFDNVVVVRPHNAYGPDMGWEHVVPQFVLRAEDAIKTHPSGSLPFPIQGDGSQTRAFCYIDDFTEGCYLAFTKGKHLNIYHVGTQEEATIREVAEEVVRQFGREPQIFPGEEPPGATPRRCPDIAKVAGLGYTPKYGLAEGLAKTIPWYRANAGLAAEDSLK; encoded by the coding sequence ATGCATGTCCTCGTAACGGGAGGCAGTGGCTTCATTGGCGCAGCGCTCGTCAAGCGTTTCTTGCGCGACGGCCACAAGGTCCGCGTCTTTGACAACAATTCTCGGGGACGCGCGCGGCGGCTCGAAGACGTGATGAGCGACATCGAGTTCATCGTCGGCGATATTCGCGATCCCGACTCCGTCGACAAAGCCACGGCCGGCGTGGATGCGGTGGCTCACCTCGCCTTCGTCAACGGCACAGAGTTCTTCTACAAAAAGCCGAAGCTGGTGCTCGAAGTTGGGGTCAAGGGCGCCATTCACACGCTCGACAGCGCGATCAAGCACGGCGTTCCGAACTACTGGCTGATGTCCTCTTCAGAGGTCTACCAGACGCCTCCGAGCGTGCCGACCGACGAATCCGCGCCGTTCTTCATCCCCGATCCCCTGAACCCCCGCTACTCCTATGGGGGCGGGAAGCTGATCTCCGAATTACTGGCGATCAACTACGGACGCGAATGCTTTGACAACGTGGTGGTGGTGCGCCCGCATAACGCCTATGGGCCCGACATGGGTTGGGAGCATGTGGTGCCTCAGTTCGTGCTGAGGGCCGAGGACGCCATCAAGACCCATCCGAGCGGTTCGCTTCCCTTCCCGATTCAGGGCGACGGGAGCCAGACGCGCGCTTTTTGCTACATCGACGACTTCACCGAGGGCTGCTATTTGGCGTTCACCAAGGGCAAGCACCTGAACATCTATCACGTGGGCACCCAAGAGGAGGCCACCATCCGCGAAGTCGCCGAAGAGGTGGTGCGGCAGTTTGGAAGGGAACCTCAAATCTTCCCCGGCGAGGAGCCACCGGGAGCCACGCCGCGCCGCTGCCCCGACATCGCCAAGGTCGCAGGTTTGGGCTACACGCCGAAATACGGTCTCGCCGAGGGCCTCGCCAAGACGATCCCGTGGTATCGGGCCAATGCAGGCTTGGCTGCGGAAGATTCGCTGAAGTAA
- a CDS encoding nucleotide sugar dehydrogenase, producing MVAQDQEFCILGMGFVRLTLAVVMAECGFKVVGVEINPDTIKKLESGHAHFYEVGLTSRLKRQFEAGNLRFVQHISAESVKGCSLFILTVGTPLNSEHSPRMDMVERAATEVAGAMQPNSLVVLRSTVRLGTTRKVVQPILERSGKPYQLAYCPERTIEGNALAELRSLPQIVGGLDPEAAWRAAAVFQHMTPTTVRVSTLETAELIKLLDNSYRDLFFAFGNEVALLCEAAGLDAHEVIASGKLGYTRTNIALPGFVGGPCLEKDPHILEHAMKDFGFKPELICTGRRLNEELPGWVAASLGDLMKGVSGKPKIALCGLAFKGRPETDDLRGTPATLLADAMRKTFPGAEIVGQDFAVAHGAIEELGLTAATIDQAFENAHAVVIANNNAKYEWLDLDRLMATMARPAVIYDCWNVLQLKAGDTPEGIRYVRLGSVNAWTAKEKKPCMSS from the coding sequence ATGGTTGCGCAGGATCAGGAATTCTGCATCCTCGGCATGGGATTTGTTCGGTTAACCCTTGCCGTCGTTATGGCGGAATGTGGATTCAAAGTAGTTGGCGTCGAAATCAACCCAGACACGATCAAGAAGCTCGAATCGGGCCACGCACACTTTTACGAAGTGGGCTTGACCTCGAGGCTCAAGCGGCAATTCGAGGCGGGAAACCTCCGCTTCGTTCAGCACATCTCGGCTGAAAGCGTCAAGGGCTGCTCCCTGTTTATCCTGACCGTTGGGACCCCGCTCAACAGCGAGCACAGCCCCAGGATGGACATGGTCGAGCGCGCGGCGACGGAAGTTGCCGGGGCGATGCAGCCGAATAGCCTCGTGGTTTTGCGCTCGACGGTCCGACTGGGCACGACGCGAAAGGTCGTCCAGCCGATATTGGAGCGATCTGGTAAACCCTACCAACTTGCGTATTGTCCAGAACGAACCATCGAAGGCAACGCATTGGCGGAACTTCGGTCATTGCCGCAGATCGTGGGTGGCCTCGACCCTGAGGCAGCTTGGCGAGCGGCCGCAGTCTTCCAGCACATGACCCCCACCACGGTGCGAGTCTCGACGCTGGAAACTGCCGAATTGATAAAACTTCTTGATAATTCCTATCGTGATCTATTCTTCGCTTTTGGCAATGAAGTGGCGCTTCTTTGCGAGGCGGCGGGCCTCGACGCCCACGAGGTGATCGCCTCTGGAAAGCTGGGATACACCCGCACCAACATCGCGCTGCCAGGCTTCGTCGGCGGGCCGTGTCTGGAAAAGGACCCGCACATCCTGGAGCACGCCATGAAGGACTTCGGCTTCAAGCCGGAGCTCATCTGCACCGGACGGCGCCTCAACGAGGAGCTTCCCGGATGGGTGGCCGCATCGCTCGGCGACCTCATGAAAGGCGTTTCCGGCAAGCCCAAGATCGCGCTCTGCGGCCTGGCCTTCAAGGGACGTCCTGAGACCGACGACCTTCGCGGCACCCCAGCGACGCTCCTCGCCGACGCCATGCGCAAGACGTTTCCGGGCGCAGAGATTGTGGGCCAAGACTTCGCGGTGGCGCACGGCGCGATCGAGGAGTTGGGCCTCACAGCCGCCACGATCGACCAAGCTTTTGAGAACGCCCACGCCGTCGTCATCGCAAACAACAACGCCAAGTACGAGTGGCTGGACCTCGATCGCCTGATGGCGACGATGGCCCGCCCTGCCGTGATCTACGATTGCTGGAACGTGCTGCAGCTCAAGGCCGGCGACACACCGGAGGGCATTCGTTACGTTCGGCTTGGGTCCGTGAACGCTTGGACGGCCAAGGAGAAGAAGCCATGCATGTCCTCGTAA
- a CDS encoding WecB/TagA/CpsF family glycosyltransferase, with product MAAVSHPGRAFPEGTVMGFPVAACTREQMAEQVCKWAVEGTPRSVFASAVHFAMEARDHAKYLEIAKRADAIVPDGVPLVWALRKQGFTEQPRVAGPDLLPAVCEAAAKHGIPVGFYGGTEEMVETLAKNMAKSYPKLKVAYVVSPPFRKLTEDEDRQVRADIVASGAKILFVGLGCPTQEAWIDEHRDLPVVKLGLGAAFAFHAGMLKRAPKWMQKTGTEWVYRLVMEPRRLFMRYFRHNPRFLVSLLLRKGVR from the coding sequence ATGGCAGCCGTTTCCCATCCAGGCCGGGCCTTCCCGGAGGGCACCGTCATGGGCTTTCCCGTGGCGGCATGCACCCGCGAACAGATGGCCGAGCAGGTCTGTAAGTGGGCTGTAGAAGGAACCCCCCGATCGGTGTTCGCCTCCGCCGTACACTTCGCCATGGAGGCGCGCGACCATGCCAAGTACCTGGAGATCGCCAAGCGCGCCGATGCCATCGTGCCTGATGGCGTACCGCTGGTCTGGGCGCTCCGCAAGCAGGGTTTTACCGAGCAGCCGAGGGTCGCAGGGCCGGATCTCTTGCCGGCGGTCTGCGAAGCCGCTGCCAAGCACGGCATTCCCGTCGGCTTCTATGGGGGCACCGAAGAGATGGTCGAGACGTTGGCCAAGAACATGGCGAAGAGCTATCCGAAGCTGAAGGTGGCCTATGTGGTCTCTCCTCCCTTCCGAAAGCTGACCGAGGACGAGGACAGGCAGGTCCGCGCCGACATCGTGGCCTCCGGAGCCAAGATCCTGTTTGTCGGCTTGGGCTGTCCGACTCAAGAGGCCTGGATCGACGAGCATCGCGACCTGCCGGTGGTCAAACTCGGTCTTGGAGCGGCTTTTGCCTTTCACGCCGGAATGCTCAAGCGCGCGCCAAAGTGGATGCAGAAGACGGGCACCGAATGGGTGTACCGGCTCGTGATGGAGCCCCGGCGGCTTTTTATGCGCTACTTCCGGCACAACCCCCGGTTCCTGGTGTCCCTCCTGCTGCGCAAGGGCGTTCGGTAG